Genomic window (Paucidesulfovibrio gracilis DSM 16080):
CAGCTCGGGCCGGTCCTCGGGACACGGTGCCAGACAGCCGTCCATCAGCCGGGTCACCTCCCTGGGCCAGGGAATGCGCCCCACACATCCCACGGCCGGGCAACCCGGACGAAACATCTCCCGCAGCCAGATCCGCATCGGCCCGAACGGGGGGCGTCCCGTGGCCATCCAGTACAACACGGCACCAAAACCAAAAATATCCGTCCGCTCATCCCCGCGCCCGCCGCGCAACTGTTCCGGAGCGGCCCAGGCCGCATTTGGTATAGGCGGCGCCCCATCCGCCCAGTGGTCATCCCAGCCCCGGCGATGGGCCAGGCCAAATCCTGACAGCCAGGTTTCCTTTTGCCCAGGAGCATGAAAAAGAAACCGTGGATGCAGCCCCAAATGCACATGCCCCGCGGCATGCAGCCGGGCCAGCAGCGTGGCCAGCCCCCTGGCAACGGCCAGGCCCACCGAGGGGTCATGGCAGGGCAAATCCGCAAGCAGCAAGGGGGACACCGGCGCCCGAAGCGAGACCATACCCCCCGACCATTCGCAAAACGGCCAGAGCAGCCCACGACACTGGGGCAGCAGCACATGCCGGGCCTCGTTCTGCCACCGTAAAAACGCACCGGGGTCCAATGAATGAAATTGACTGACAAGGCAGGGACGGCTTCCGTCCGTGGCGTGAAATCGAAGCAGCGGCGGCGCCCGGTGGGTCCGGGCCGTGATGCGCACACCGCAAACCTGCTCCCCTACGCGTAAGGCACGCGGCAGCTCCCTCCTCCCCGTGAATCGGGGATACTCGTTGTGCACGAACTTCCCCCCCCTTGTTCACGCGTGGCGGAGAACCGTCACGCTTTTCGTGTCAACTGCTTGATCATAGCCAAAAAAGCGCTCAGATCCAAGGGCTTGGCAAGGTATCCATCCATCCCGGCCGCCAGGATGTGTTCCCGCTCCTCACTGGAGGCGAACGCGGTCATGGCCAGAATCGGCACGTCCGCGTAGGGCTTGCCCGATTCCCGAATGCGTCGGGTGGCCTCCACCCCGTCCATGACCGGCATACGGATATCCATCAACACACAGTCAAAATGCTCCCGTTCCAGCGCGTCCAAGGCTTCCTGCCCGTCCATGGCCAGGGAAAAGGTGAACCCGGCCCCGCCCAGAAACTGGCGCAACAACTGCAAGGCCATGTTGTCGTCCTCCACCACCAAAAGATGGGCGGAAGACCCCGCGGCCTGTTGATCCGACTTTTCCGGACCCTGGGGTTCGGCGGACGCTCCGTCGGGCGCTTCCGCGCGCACGGGTGGCTTTGCCGCGGGTCGCCGGGCCGCGCTTTCAGCAAAGGGCAGCATAACGTACACGGTGGTGCCGCGCTCTGAATCGCTGTCAAAGGCCATGGTCCCGTCCAGGTGCGCTACCAGCCTGCGGACAATGGAAAGCCCAAGGCCCACGCCGCCGTATTGTCGGCTGTAGGTCTGCTCCACCTGTCGGAACTCCTCGCAGACAAAAACCAACTCCTCGTCCCGAATGCCGATGCCCGTATCCGAAACCGTCAATAAAATACGTTTGCGCCCCTTACCGTCCTTTCCCGGCAGCGGTCCGGCCCACAGTTCGATTCGTCCCCGAGAGGTGAATTTGACGGCATTGCCCACGAGGTTGAACAAAATCTGGCGCAGCAGTCCCGGCTCTCCCACCAGGGTCCGCGGCAGGGCCGCATCCCGTAGCACCTCGAATTCAATGCCCTTGCTCTCCACCTGGGGCCGAAACACGCGTTCCAGCACGCCCAGCACATTTTCAAGGGCAAAGGGCTGCGCCTCCAGGCGGATATTGCCCGCCTCAATACGGGAAAATTCCAGCACGTCGTTGAGCAATTCGAGCAGGCCCATGCCGGCTTCCTCGGCCGTGTGCACCAGCCCGGCCTCCCGAGGAGCCAGTTCCGCGCGGGAAAGCAATTGCAAAATACCCAGCACACCGTTCAGCGGCGTTCGGATTTCATGGCTCATGTTGGCCAGAAACGCGCTTTTGGCCTTGTTCGCATCCTCGGCACGCCCCAGGGCGTCACGCAGACAGCTCTCCCCGCGCCGCAACTCCGTAACGTCCTCCATGGCGCACAGGCAGCGGTGCGATTCCAGTTCCGCATCCCACACGCTCCGGGCCGTGAGCCGTACGATGTGCTCCCGGCCGTGCCGCGGCACAAGGCGCACTTCCCGCTGCGCGGCCTGGCCTTCAAAAATCCTGGCCAGGTGCCGAAAAAAATTTGTGTGTTCCTCCGCAGGCAGGGCCGTGATCATGGGCCTGTCCTTGAGGTGCTTGCGGGCCACGCCGAGCAGCTCCGCGGCCGCGTGGTTGGCCTCCAGGATAACGCCCCGCTCATTGAGCACCACATAGCCGATGGGCGCGAAGTCGAAAATCTGCTGGTATCGGTCGCGTGAGGCATGGAGCCGCAATTGGGCCTCGCGCAACTCCTCGTTCTGCAGATCCAACTCCACCTGGTACACGGACAATTCGTGCAGCAGTTCACAGGCTTCCCGCTGTTCCCGGCTGGATTCTCCGGCGGCCTCGCCGCTACAGGCTCCGTCCTGCAACAACGCCTCGGCCCGGCGGCGCAAGTCATTCCATGGGGGGGCGTTTTTCTTGGATATGGTCATCTTCTGTGGCTCCTCAACTGGTTTGCGGCGGCGCAAGGTCCGGAACCGGCTCGAACTTGAATACCGCGCCCTCTACGCGGCCATGCCGATCAAACACCGGATTCCCGGTAATGGACAGGCAGATCCGCTCGCCGTCCGCTCCGAGCACGGCATGACGGACGTTCACGACCCGGTCTCCGGTCTGCTTGATGATGGAGAAGGGCAGATCCTCCTCTTTCACGGGATTGCCCCGGCAGTCCAAAATGTGAAAGGTTCCGTCGTTGAACCGGCGTTCGGCCAGTTCCTTCCGGTTCACGCCCAAAATGGCCTCGGCAGCACGGTTGGCATAGGAGATGAATCCATCCTTATCCACCATGGTGGTGGCCATGGGCGAACTATCCAGAATGCGGATAAGCAGATCATGCTCCCGACGCGTGGATTCTTCGGCCCGCTTGATGCGGGAGATGTCCACCAGGGTCAGCAGCACGCCGCCCCCGTCATCCAAGCCCGAGGCATAGGGCAGCAGACGGGCCAGATACCACCGGCCGTCCTCGTCCCGCACTTCGCGTTCCAGTTCCCGGTTCCGGCCCAGCACGTCGCGCAGGTCGCCCTCCAGCTCCGGGTACTGCAGGCGGTGGCTCAGATCGCTGATGGGCCGCCCCACGTCCGAATCAATGATCTTGAAGGTGACCGTGGCCGCGCTGGTGAACTTGCGAATGCACAGAGCCTGATCCAAAAAGATGGTGCCCACCTCCGTGCTGGCCATGAGGTTGTCCAGATCGTCGTTCAACTCGGTCAATTCCTGTATTTTGCTCTGGTATTCCGCATTGACCGTGATCAATTCCTCGTTCACGGACTGGAGTTCCTCGTTGGTGCTTTGCAGCTCCTCGTTGGCCGCCAGCAATTCCTCGTTGGTGGCCTGGAGTTCCTCATTGGAGGTTTCCAGCTCCTCGATGGTGGCCTGAAGGTTTTCCTTGGTGTATTGCAGTTCCCGCTCCAGATCCCGGATGCGGGTTTTCACGCCTTCCTTGAGATCGTAGGATTCCAGGTGCATGTCGTCGTTCTCGGCGGTCTGGAAGGTCACCGCCAGGTATCCGCCTCCATGCCCGCCGCCCAGGGACCGGACCACGATATCCACGCTCCGCCGTTCCTCTCCGATGTGGTAAGCCACACCCCGAATGTGGATGTCGCCGCCCTCCTTGGTCGCCCTTTGCAGCGCCGAACTCAGGGGGATGGCCAGATCATCGCGCACGATCTTGGTCACGTCGGCCTGGGGGCGTCCGGCACGCATCTGCACGAATTCGTTCACGTCCCCAAAAATATGCTGCACGGTCCGATCGCGGCCCACCAGCAGGGTGGGCGGCATGCACCGCTCCAGCAGCCGCGTGGTGAGCGTGTCCCCTCCCTCGTCGGGCCGAGGGGGGGAAGCCGCTTCCCCCTCAGTGGCTGAAATGTCGATCTGCTCTTTCTGAACCGACAGGGATCCGCCGCTCACCGGCAAGGGCATGCGCGGCCGACCATCGTCATGATACCGAAACAGCTTCCATCGGTTTTCGAACGGAAAAAACGTATTGGCGTGGTCCCCTACGGATTCGCTGGAGCCAAGGAACAGGAACCCCTGTGGGGCCAGGGAATATTGAAAATGGGACAATACTTTTCGTTGCAGCACCGGCTGGAGATAAATCAGCAGGTTGCGGCAGCTCACAAGGTCGATCCGCGGAAAGGGCGGATCCTTGATCAGATTGTGGTAGGCGAAAATAACCTGTTTCCGGATGTGCGGCTGAATCTGATACACTTCCCCCTTTTTAAAGAAATACCGTCCCAAACGGTCCAAGGAAGCGTCCGCCGCGATGCTCAAGGGGTAGGCTCCCTGCGCGGCCACGGCCAGGGCGTCGCGATCAATATCCGTGGCAAAAATCTTCAACTCGGTCTTCAATTCATTGGCGGCCAGGTACTCGTTCACGGTGATGGCCAGGGAATAGGCCTCCTCCCCGGTGGAACAGCCCGCCACCCAAATCCGCAGCGGTTCGTGCGGATCCTTGGCATTGAACAGCTCGGGCAGCACCTTTTCGGCGATGCATTCATACGCTTCCGGCTCACGGAAGAACTTGGTCACCCCGATGAGGAACTCCTTATACAGCACTCCGATCTCGCCGGGATGTTTTTCAAGATACGCGGCATACTCTTCCGGGCTTTCCACCTGGTTGATGCTCATGCGGCGTTCGATGCGGCGAATGATCGTGTTTTCCTTATAATAGGAAAAATCCAGCCCGCTCTTGATTTTGACCAACGCCAGAATCTTACCCAGGGTGTCCTGCCGACCAGCCGCCCTCTTGGGAAAACGCGGCTCCTGCGTCCGCAAGCCGGTTCCCAGCCGTCGCAATTCGCCAGCCATGCGGTCCGGGGGCAGAACAAAATCCACGATGCCCGTGGAAATGGCGCTCCGGGGCATGCCGTCGAAGGTGGCGCTCTCCTCCTCCTGCACCAGCACCAGCCCGCCGTGCTCCTTGATGGCCCGGACACCACGCGTGCCGTCGCTGCCCGTGCCGGACAAAATAATGCCCACGGCGTTTTCGCCGCGATCCTCGGCCAGGGAACGGAAAAAAAGATCAATGGGCAGATTCAAATGCGGTTCCTGCGGTGTAAGGAACAATTTGCCCGCATACATGGTCAGATTATTCTTCGGCGGCAGGATGTACACCACGCCGGGGAGCACCTCCTCTCCGTCAACGACGTGACGCACCTGCATGCGCGTCTTGCGGGCCAGCAGCTCCGGCATCAGACTTTTGTAGTCCGGGGAAAGATGCTGCACCACAACGAAGGAAACTCCTTCAATGGGATCAATGTTGGAAAAAAACTGTTGCAACGCCTCCAGCCCGCCAGCCGAAGCGCCTATCCCCACCACCATCAGGGACTGATCCAGGGTTTCCGGTGTTGCCACGGCGCACCTCACTCGGGAGTACATCATCTATGACAATGGTAACTACTATTGATTTAAATCATGCTTAGCACCATCTGACCCGCGAAGTCAAACGATTCCAACGGCATTACAGTATACAACAAACTATGTTACAAAGTACAGTCGAAAAAGTAATCGCTGTTCACTTTCACACCGACCCGCCCATGCCGACCATGCCCCGGCAAACACGTCGGCACAGCTTTGGACGAGGGAGCATGACGCTCCGACGCCACGCCCCGCCGCAACAGTTTTCCGACGGAAGAATACACGCTCCAACGCCGGTGGAGATGACGATTGCGTCACATAATCATTCTGCCTCCCTCCTGGAACACCGATTTGCCTTGCGAAGGCGAAGCATTTTCGTCTACAAAATTTTATGCCCTTCGCCATACCCAATAAATTTCTCAAAGCCATGGGCCGGGCCATCCTGGACGCCTGCCGCGATCTGGCCCCCATCGTCACGGTCATTGCCGTGTTCCAACTCGCGATTTTGCGCCAGCCCCTGCCCGATACGCTCAAGGTTCTGGCCGGGCTGGTGCTGGTCATTCTCGGGCTGGCCTTTTTCGTGGTGGGCCTGGACCTGGGCCTCTTCCCCTTCGGCGAGACACTGGCCGAAGAATTCGCCCGCAAGGGCAGCCTCATCTGGCTGCTGGTCTTTGCCTTTGCCCTGGGCTTTGGCACCACCGTGGCCGAACCCGCGCTCATCGCCGTAACCATGGAAGGCGCCCGCGCCGTGGCCGAGGCAGGACTCATCGCCCAGGATCAAAATACGCTCACCAGCTACGCCCTGAACCTGCGGCTCACCGTGGCCCTCTCCGTGGGCATCGCCATCGTGTTCGGCGTGTTGCGCATTCTGCGCGGCTGGCCCCTGCCCCGGCTCATCGTGGGCGGCTATATCCTGGTCATGATCATGACCGTGTTCGCCCCCCAGGAAATCGTGGGGCTGGCCTACGATTCCGGCGGCGTGACCACCTCCACGGTAACGGTCCCGCTGGTCACCGCCCTGGGCGTGGGCCTGGCACGCACCATCCGGGGCCGCGACCCGCTCACGGACGGATTCGGACTCATCGCGCTGGCCTCGCTCACTCCCATGATCTTCGTCATGCTTTTCGGCATCCTCATGCATGCCTGACGGACGTAAAGCAAAACAACAACGGACGGCAAACATATGGATATCATCTTTTCCCCTCTGGGGCTGCTTTTGGCCACGGCGCGAGACGTAATCCCCGTGCTCGCTCTGCTGGTCTTTTTCCAGATGGTGGTGCTGCGCCGCCCCATCCCGCGGCCGGGACGCATCCTCTTCGGATTCGGACTGGTCATCGTGGGCATGACCTGCTTCCTGGCCGGGCTGGACCTCGCCTTGTTCCCGGTTGGCCGGAGCATGGCCCTGCAACTTTCCGAGGCCGCCCAATCCGGCAATGTCACCGTGGCCGACTGGACCGCCTACGGCTGGGTCTATCTTTTCGCCTTTCTCGTGGGCTTTTCCACCACCGTGGCCGAGCCGTCGCTCATCGCCGTGGCCCACAAAGCCACCGAAGCCTCGGGCGGAGCCATCTCCTCCTGGGGACTGCGGCTGGCCGTGGCCCTGGGCGTGGCCATCGGCATCGCCTTGGGCACCTTCCGCATCATCACCGGAACGCCGCTCTATCTCTACATCCTGGTCGGCTACGTCATCGTGGCCCTGCAAACCATCACGGCCCCGCGCATGATCATCCCCCTGGCCTACGACTCCGGCGGCGTGACCACATCCACGGTCACTGTTCCGCTGGTGGCGGCGCTGGGGCTGGGACTGGCCTCCAACGTACCCGGACGCAGTCCCGTGCTCGACGGATTCGGGCTGATCGCCTTTGCCAGTCTCTTTCCCATCATCGCGGTGCTTGCCTATGCCCAGATCGTCCAGTTCGTGACCAATAAACGCCGCAAACGCGCCCTGCGCCAGCAGCCCGGCACGCCCGAGGTCGCCTCATGACCTTGCGCAAAAAACGTCCCGCATTCGGACGGCTCCTGCAAAAACAACAGCCCCAGTCCGCAATGCAACACAACGGCCCAAACAGGCAGGCGAGATTGTTTGCCGCAACATCGACGCCTTTTTTTGCAACGGCCTGACAACCAGGCAACCACAGGAGAACGCTCATGCAACTCAAATGCATCCTGGCCATGGTCAAGCCCAATCTGACCGATAAAGTGGTGGACGCGGCCAAGGCCGTGGGAGCCACCGGCGCCACCATCATGTCCGCATCCGGCACAGGCATCCGCGAGGCCAAGTCCTTCTTCGGCCTCTGCCTGGACGTGCGCACCGACATCATCCTCTTTCTCGTCAACGAAGAAACGGTTTCCCCGGTCATCAAGGCCGTGGAACAGGCCGGAAAATTCCATGAACCCGGCACGGGAATCGCCTTTGTGCTCCCCGTGGACCAAGCCGTGGGACTGCAAAGCCAATTCCGCAACGAAGAAAAATGACCCGACATGCATCCAGGGGAGCGTCCGCGCATCCCCGCTCATCCACGCAACAGCCCGACCTGCTCAAGGCTCCCGTGGCCGGATTGTTGCGCTCTATTGCCGTACCCGCCAGCGTGGGCTTCTTTTTCCAGACCATGTACAACGTGGTGGATACGTTCTTCACCGGAACCATCTCCACCGAGGCGCTCTCCGCCCTGTCCATGTCCTTTCCGCTCTATTTCCTCATCTCTGCCGTGGCCTCGGGCCTGGCCACCGGTGCCACGGCCCTCATGGGCCAGGCAATGGGGAAACACGACCTGCAACAAACCCGCAACCTGGCCAGCCAAAGCCTGAGCCTGGCCGTATTTTCCGGAATCCTGCTCACCCTGCTCGGACACCTGCTCTCCGAACCCGCCTTCGCCATCATGGGCGCCCAAGGGCAGGAGATGCGCGCCGGACTAGACTACATGCATACCATCTTTCTGGGCGCGCCCCTCTTTCTCATGGTTCAGCTCGCCAACGCCCCGCTCAATGCCTCGGGAAACACACGCATCTACCGCAACTTCCTCATCTTCGGGTTCGGCTTGAACTGTCTGCTCGACCCCTGGTTCATCCACGGCGGCATGGGACTGCCCGCCATGGGCGTCCAGGGCGTGGCCTGGTCCACCGTGCTCATCCAGGGACTCGGCGTGCTCTACATTGGCTGGCGCTCCATTCGCGCCGAATTTTTACAGGTGACCACCTGGAAATGCCTGCTGCCCAAACCGCGCACCATGACCGCCATCCTCGGCCAAGGCCTCCCGGCCAGCGCCAATACCGTGACCATCGGCATCGGCGTGTTCGTCATTCTCTACTTCGTCGGGCAGTTCGGCGCTGAAGCCAAAGCCGCCTACGGCGCGGCCATGCGCGTGGAACAACTCGTCCTCGTTCCCACCATCGGATTGAACATCGCCGCCCTGACGCTCGCCGCACAAAACCACGGAGCCGGACAGCTCCAACGCGTCCGCGAATCCATGAACACCGCCCTGCGCTTCGGCGCCTGGCTCATGGGACCGGGAACCCTGCTCGTCTACTTCCTGGCACCAGGACTCATGTGGCTATTCTCGGACGACCCGGCAGTACAACAAGCCGG
Coding sequences:
- a CDS encoding DUF1538 domain-containing protein, which encodes MDIIFSPLGLLLATARDVIPVLALLVFFQMVVLRRPIPRPGRILFGFGLVIVGMTCFLAGLDLALFPVGRSMALQLSEAAQSGNVTVADWTAYGWVYLFAFLVGFSTTVAEPSLIAVAHKATEASGGAISSWGLRLAVALGVAIGIALGTFRIITGTPLYLYILVGYVIVALQTITAPRMIIPLAYDSGGVTTSTVTVPLVAALGLGLASNVPGRSPVLDGFGLIAFASLFPIIAVLAYAQIVQFVTNKRRKRALRQQPGTPEVAS
- a CDS encoding protein kinase; the protein is MHNEYPRFTGRRELPRALRVGEQVCGVRITARTHRAPPLLRFHATDGSRPCLVSQFHSLDPGAFLRWQNEARHVLLPQCRGLLWPFCEWSGGMVSLRAPVSPLLLADLPCHDPSVGLAVARGLATLLARLHAAGHVHLGLHPRFLFHAPGQKETWLSGFGLAHRRGWDDHWADGAPPIPNAAWAAPEQLRGGRGDERTDIFGFGAVLYWMATGRPPFGPMRIWLREMFRPGCPAVGCVGRIPWPREVTRLMDGCLAPCPEDRPELAEVLSCLGVDAAPDRGAGRPRPHGPEARARSSTGDRARRVMVFYGGGYGSRELFREVQTLAEREECRVLFVSMIPAHLPGGLVELFSARLFMGLAEGLAQCRSQGISYGLRLFPRVVPSRMAERMVRCYAPDTVWVGRPASGIHGIRGGVVPRLERLGVNLRLVKPTASNRRG
- a CDS encoding chemotaxis protein CheB — encoded protein: MATPETLDQSLMVVGIGASAGGLEALQQFFSNIDPIEGVSFVVVQHLSPDYKSLMPELLARKTRMQVRHVVDGEEVLPGVVYILPPKNNLTMYAGKLFLTPQEPHLNLPIDLFFRSLAEDRGENAVGIILSGTGSDGTRGVRAIKEHGGLVLVQEEESATFDGMPRSAISTGIVDFVLPPDRMAGELRRLGTGLRTQEPRFPKRAAGRQDTLGKILALVKIKSGLDFSYYKENTIIRRIERRMSINQVESPEEYAAYLEKHPGEIGVLYKEFLIGVTKFFREPEAYECIAEKVLPELFNAKDPHEPLRIWVAGCSTGEEAYSLAITVNEYLAANELKTELKIFATDIDRDALAVAAQGAYPLSIAADASLDRLGRYFFKKGEVYQIQPHIRKQVIFAYHNLIKDPPFPRIDLVSCRNLLIYLQPVLQRKVLSHFQYSLAPQGFLFLGSSESVGDHANTFFPFENRWKLFRYHDDGRPRMPLPVSGGSLSVQKEQIDISATEGEAASPPRPDEGGDTLTTRLLERCMPPTLLVGRDRTVQHIFGDVNEFVQMRAGRPQADVTKIVRDDLAIPLSSALQRATKEGGDIHIRGVAYHIGEERRSVDIVVRSLGGGHGGGYLAVTFQTAENDDMHLESYDLKEGVKTRIRDLERELQYTKENLQATIEELETSNEELQATNEELLAANEELQSTNEELQSVNEELITVNAEYQSKIQELTELNDDLDNLMASTEVGTIFLDQALCIRKFTSAATVTFKIIDSDVGRPISDLSHRLQYPELEGDLRDVLGRNRELEREVRDEDGRWYLARLLPYASGLDDGGGVLLTLVDISRIKRAEESTRREHDLLIRILDSSPMATTMVDKDGFISYANRAAEAILGVNRKELAERRFNDGTFHILDCRGNPVKEEDLPFSIIKQTGDRVVNVRHAVLGADGERICLSITGNPVFDRHGRVEGAVFKFEPVPDLAPPQTS
- a CDS encoding PAS domain-containing hybrid sensor histidine kinase/response regulator, which codes for MTISKKNAPPWNDLRRRAEALLQDGACSGEAAGESSREQREACELLHELSVYQVELDLQNEELREAQLRLHASRDRYQQIFDFAPIGYVVLNERGVILEANHAAAELLGVARKHLKDRPMITALPAEEHTNFFRHLARIFEGQAAQREVRLVPRHGREHIVRLTARSVWDAELESHRCLCAMEDVTELRRGESCLRDALGRAEDANKAKSAFLANMSHEIRTPLNGVLGILQLLSRAELAPREAGLVHTAEEAGMGLLELLNDVLEFSRIEAGNIRLEAQPFALENVLGVLERVFRPQVESKGIEFEVLRDAALPRTLVGEPGLLRQILFNLVGNAVKFTSRGRIELWAGPLPGKDGKGRKRILLTVSDTGIGIRDEELVFVCEEFRQVEQTYSRQYGGVGLGLSIVRRLVAHLDGTMAFDSDSERGTTVYVMLPFAESAARRPAAKPPVRAEAPDGASAEPQGPEKSDQQAAGSSAHLLVVEDDNMALQLLRQFLGGAGFTFSLAMDGQEALDALEREHFDCVLMDIRMPVMDGVEATRRIRESGKPYADVPILAMTAFASSEEREHILAAGMDGYLAKPLDLSAFLAMIKQLTRKA
- a CDS encoding MATE family efflux transporter, producing MTRHASRGASAHPRSSTQQPDLLKAPVAGLLRSIAVPASVGFFFQTMYNVVDTFFTGTISTEALSALSMSFPLYFLISAVASGLATGATALMGQAMGKHDLQQTRNLASQSLSLAVFSGILLTLLGHLLSEPAFAIMGAQGQEMRAGLDYMHTIFLGAPLFLMVQLANAPLNASGNTRIYRNFLIFGFGLNCLLDPWFIHGGMGLPAMGVQGVAWSTVLIQGLGVLYIGWRSIRAEFLQVTTWKCLLPKPRTMTAILGQGLPASANTVTIGIGVFVILYFVGQFGAEAKAAYGAAMRVEQLVLVPTIGLNIAALTLAAQNHGAGQLQRVRESMNTALRFGAWLMGPGTLLVYFLAPGLMWLFSDDPAVQQAGADYLRVDALVLYGYVVVFVCTATLQGMKRPMFALWLGLLRQIVLPGLLFSLLIFQLHLGLTSLWWGIFGIVWCSAGIALLWARRTLAKEEQNNSSQV
- a CDS encoding P-II family nitrogen regulator; translation: MQLKCILAMVKPNLTDKVVDAAKAVGATGATIMSASGTGIREAKSFFGLCLDVRTDIILFLVNEETVSPVIKAVEQAGKFHEPGTGIAFVLPVDQAVGLQSQFRNEEK
- a CDS encoding DUF1538 domain-containing protein — protein: MPFAIPNKFLKAMGRAILDACRDLAPIVTVIAVFQLAILRQPLPDTLKVLAGLVLVILGLAFFVVGLDLGLFPFGETLAEEFARKGSLIWLLVFAFALGFGTTVAEPALIAVTMEGARAVAEAGLIAQDQNTLTSYALNLRLTVALSVGIAIVFGVLRILRGWPLPRLIVGGYILVMIMTVFAPQEIVGLAYDSGGVTTSTVTVPLVTALGVGLARTIRGRDPLTDGFGLIALASLTPMIFVMLFGILMHA